Proteins found in one Parasteatoda tepidariorum isolate YZ-2023 chromosome 7, CAS_Ptep_4.0, whole genome shotgun sequence genomic segment:
- the LOC107451561 gene encoding V-type proton ATPase 16 kDa proteolipid subunit c-like, producing MDADEIEIHMYAPFFGAMGAFAAITFSSMGANFGTWKAGSTIGTAGVVKPDIVIKSLLPVVMAGIIAIYGLVAAVLISNNIASSAEGYTLYKGYVHFGAGIAVGMTGLAAGIAIGIAGDAGVRGITEEPKLYVGMVLILIFSEVLGLYGLIVGLLLTTKV from the coding sequence ATGGATGCAGATGAGATCGAAATACATATGTATGCTCCTTTCTTCGGTGCTATGGGAGCATTTGCTGCTATAACTTTCTCTTCAATGGGAGCAAATTTTGGAACTTGGAAAGCAGGCAGTACCATTGGTACTGCCGGAGTAGTAAAACCTGATATAGTTATAAAATCACTTCTGCCTGTAGTCATGGCTGGCATTATCGCAATTTATGGTCTTGTCGCTGCggttttaatatcaaataatattgcTTCTTCAGCTGAAGGATACACTCTTTACAAAGGATATGTACATTTTGGAGCCGGAATCGCTGTTGGCATGACAGGACTAGCTGCCGGAATTGCAATTGGGATAGCTGGCGATGCTGGAGTACGAGGAATAACCGAAGAGCCTAAGCTGTACGTCGGAATGGTTCTAATTCTCATATTTTCTGAAGTGCTTGGGTTGTATGGTCTGATTGTAGGCCTATTGTTGACCACAAaagtttaa